One genomic region from Sander lucioperca isolate FBNREF2018 chromosome 3, SLUC_FBN_1.2, whole genome shotgun sequence encodes:
- the LOC116056982 gene encoding COUP transcription factor 2-like isoform X2, whose product MAMVAWRNPEGVGDTQGTLSSSVSQVAPLSLPGELTGHMNPASSLEMPPAAAAAPPGAPTPNPSSSTTTSTTINNNNTSSSSSSSSSMDKQQSQQIECIVCGDKSSGKHYGQFTCEGCKSFFKRSVRRNLSYTCRANRNCPVDQHHRNQCQYCRLKKCLKVGMRREAVQRGRLPTQSYHGQFALTNGDPLQCHSYLSGYISLLLRAEPYPTSRFGSQCLQSNNIMGIENICELAARMLFSAVEWARNIPFFPDLQVTDQVALLRLTWSELFVLNAAQCSMPVHVAPLLAAAGLHASPMSADRVVAFMDHIRVFQEQVEKLKVLHVDSAEYSCIKAIVLFTTDACGLSDVSHVEGLQEKSQCALEEYVRSQYPNQPNRFGKLLLRLPSLRTVSSSVIEQLFFVRLVGKTPIETLIRDMLLSGSSFNWPYMPIQ is encoded by the exons ATGGCTATGGTGGCGTGGAGAAACCCCGAGGGCGTCGGGGACACTCAGGGGACCCTCTCCTCATCGGTGTCCCAGGTCGCACCTCTGTCTCTGCCTGGGGAGCTGACGGGACACATGAACCCGGCGTCTTCTCTGGAAATGCcgccggcagcagcagcagcacccccGGGCGCACCGACGCCCAATCCGTCCAGCAGCACCACCACGAGCACCACCATCAATAACAACAacacctcctcttcctcgtcgTCCTCCTCGTCCATGGACAAACAGCAGAGCCAGCAGATCGAGTGCATCGTGTGCGGGGATAAATCCAGCGGGAAGCACTACGGACAGTTCACATGTGAAGGATGTAAGAGCTTCTTTAAACGCAGCGTCAGGAGAAACCTGTCCTACACCTGCAGGGCCAACAGGAACTGTCCCGTTGACCAACACCACCGCAACCAGTGCCAGTACTGTCGCCTCAAGAAATGCCTCAAAGTCGGCATGAGGAGGGAAG CTGTCCAGAGAGGCAGACTTCCTACACAGTCTTATCACGGCCAGTTTGCTCTGACAAACGGAGACCCTCTCCAGTGTCATTCCTATCTATCGGGATACATCTCTCTCCTGCTGCGGGCCGAGCCCTACCCGACCTCCAGGTTCGGCTCTCAGTGCCTGCAGAGCAACAATATCATGGGCATCGAGAACATCTGTGAGCTAGCGGCCCGGATGCTCTTCAGCGCAGTGGAATGGGCCCGCAACATCCCTTTCTTCCCGGACCTGCAGGTAACGGACCAGGTGGCCCTGCTCCGCCTCACCTGGAGCGAACTGTTCGTCCTGAACGCCGCCCAGTGCTCCATGCCCGTCCACGTCGCCCCGCTGCTGGCCGCAGCCGGCCTCCATGCCTCCCCGATGTCCGCGGACCGGGTGGTGGCCTTCATGGACCACATCCGGGTCTTCCAGGAGCAGGTGGAGAAGCTCAAGGTGCTGCACGTGGATTCAGCAGAGTACAGCTGCATCAAGGCCATCGTGCTGTTCACCACAG ATGCTTGTGGTCTGTCAGACGTGAGCCATGTGGAGGGTCTGCAGGAGAAATCGCAGTGTGCGTTAGAGGAGTATGTGAGGAGCCAGTATCCCAACCAGCCTAACAGGTTTGGGAAGCTGCTGCTCCGCTTGCCTTCCCTCCGCACTGTCTCTTCTTCTGTCATAGAGCAGCTTTTCTTCGTCCGTCTGGTGGGGAAAACCCCCATAGAAACTCTGATAAGGGACATGCTGCTGTCCGGAAGCAGCTTCAACTGGCCTTACATGCCTATTCAGTAG
- the LOC116056982 gene encoding COUP transcription factor 2-like isoform X1 encodes MAMVAWRNPEGVGDTQGTLSSSVSQVAPLSLPGELTGHMNPASSLEMPPAAAAAPPGAPTPNPSSSTTTSTTINNNNTSSSSSSSSSMDKQQSQQIECIVCGDKSSGKHYGQFTCEGCKSFFKRSVRRNLSYTCRANRNCPVDQHHRNQCQYCRLKKCLKVGMRREGTGRRPAVVAIAVQRGRLPTQSYHGQFALTNGDPLQCHSYLSGYISLLLRAEPYPTSRFGSQCLQSNNIMGIENICELAARMLFSAVEWARNIPFFPDLQVTDQVALLRLTWSELFVLNAAQCSMPVHVAPLLAAAGLHASPMSADRVVAFMDHIRVFQEQVEKLKVLHVDSAEYSCIKAIVLFTTDACGLSDVSHVEGLQEKSQCALEEYVRSQYPNQPNRFGKLLLRLPSLRTVSSSVIEQLFFVRLVGKTPIETLIRDMLLSGSSFNWPYMPIQ; translated from the exons ATGGCTATGGTGGCGTGGAGAAACCCCGAGGGCGTCGGGGACACTCAGGGGACCCTCTCCTCATCGGTGTCCCAGGTCGCACCTCTGTCTCTGCCTGGGGAGCTGACGGGACACATGAACCCGGCGTCTTCTCTGGAAATGCcgccggcagcagcagcagcacccccGGGCGCACCGACGCCCAATCCGTCCAGCAGCACCACCACGAGCACCACCATCAATAACAACAacacctcctcttcctcgtcgTCCTCCTCGTCCATGGACAAACAGCAGAGCCAGCAGATCGAGTGCATCGTGTGCGGGGATAAATCCAGCGGGAAGCACTACGGACAGTTCACATGTGAAGGATGTAAGAGCTTCTTTAAACGCAGCGTCAGGAGAAACCTGTCCTACACCTGCAGGGCCAACAGGAACTGTCCCGTTGACCAACACCACCGCAACCAGTGCCAGTACTGTCGCCTCAAGAAATGCCTCAAAGTCGGCATGAGGAGGGAAGGTACGGGCAGGCGtcctgctgttgttgctatcg CTGTCCAGAGAGGCAGACTTCCTACACAGTCTTATCACGGCCAGTTTGCTCTGACAAACGGAGACCCTCTCCAGTGTCATTCCTATCTATCGGGATACATCTCTCTCCTGCTGCGGGCCGAGCCCTACCCGACCTCCAGGTTCGGCTCTCAGTGCCTGCAGAGCAACAATATCATGGGCATCGAGAACATCTGTGAGCTAGCGGCCCGGATGCTCTTCAGCGCAGTGGAATGGGCCCGCAACATCCCTTTCTTCCCGGACCTGCAGGTAACGGACCAGGTGGCCCTGCTCCGCCTCACCTGGAGCGAACTGTTCGTCCTGAACGCCGCCCAGTGCTCCATGCCCGTCCACGTCGCCCCGCTGCTGGCCGCAGCCGGCCTCCATGCCTCCCCGATGTCCGCGGACCGGGTGGTGGCCTTCATGGACCACATCCGGGTCTTCCAGGAGCAGGTGGAGAAGCTCAAGGTGCTGCACGTGGATTCAGCAGAGTACAGCTGCATCAAGGCCATCGTGCTGTTCACCACAG ATGCTTGTGGTCTGTCAGACGTGAGCCATGTGGAGGGTCTGCAGGAGAAATCGCAGTGTGCGTTAGAGGAGTATGTGAGGAGCCAGTATCCCAACCAGCCTAACAGGTTTGGGAAGCTGCTGCTCCGCTTGCCTTCCCTCCGCACTGTCTCTTCTTCTGTCATAGAGCAGCTTTTCTTCGTCCGTCTGGTGGGGAAAACCCCCATAGAAACTCTGATAAGGGACATGCTGCTGTCCGGAAGCAGCTTCAACTGGCCTTACATGCCTATTCAGTAG